A genomic segment from Candidatus Brocadia sinica JPN1 encodes:
- a CDS encoding APC family permease, giving the protein MQNHGLTRALGFFDVICLGINSVVGAGIFLLPGQLSSLAGRDALWVFPLCGILCFAIALCFAEMGGMYNETGGAYLYAKDAFGPFVGFFVGWMIWLSSIIGWASVASGFGLYLGYFLPTENAWASKIIVTILIVGLSTINYFGVKPGARTINFFTIGKLLPLLIFIGVGLFFIRKNNFSLLKGNEWEFMRKEGLAVFSHENFSAAAIMALYAYTGFEFVVVPAGEMRCPQKDIPRVLFFVLMLVTGLYVTIQIVATGTFPGLASSDKPLADAARYFMGAMGGVIIGTGALLSIGGINAGIALTSPRSLYVLSVDGFLPRIFSSIHPTYHTPYWAIIVNTGLTLILSLTGSFKYLIAASVMVSILQYIPTCLAVIILRRHKPEWERSYKIPGGYCIPILALVICGWLICHVEPKVIAATAVAIVVSLPFYFKRK; this is encoded by the coding sequence ATGCAAAATCATGGTCTAACAAGGGCTTTGGGATTTTTCGATGTAATTTGTTTAGGCATTAATAGCGTAGTGGGCGCCGGTATTTTTTTATTACCAGGGCAACTTTCCAGCCTGGCCGGAAGAGATGCTTTATGGGTGTTTCCATTATGCGGTATCCTTTGCTTCGCTATTGCCCTGTGCTTTGCAGAAATGGGCGGCATGTATAATGAAACCGGCGGTGCATACCTTTATGCCAAAGACGCCTTTGGTCCATTTGTGGGTTTTTTCGTGGGCTGGATGATATGGCTTTCATCGATCATTGGATGGGCCTCGGTTGCGAGCGGTTTTGGCCTTTATTTGGGTTATTTTCTCCCAACAGAAAATGCGTGGGCAAGCAAAATAATTGTTACCATCCTGATTGTAGGGTTAAGTACCATTAACTATTTTGGGGTAAAACCAGGGGCAAGGACGATTAATTTCTTTACCATAGGAAAACTCTTGCCTTTGCTTATCTTCATTGGTGTGGGATTATTTTTTATCCGCAAAAATAATTTTTCTTTATTAAAGGGGAATGAATGGGAATTCATGAGGAAAGAGGGACTGGCAGTATTTTCTCATGAAAATTTTAGTGCAGCAGCCATTATGGCTTTGTATGCCTATACCGGGTTCGAGTTTGTCGTAGTACCTGCCGGAGAGATGCGGTGTCCCCAAAAGGACATTCCGCGTGTACTGTTTTTTGTACTGATGCTCGTTACCGGTTTGTATGTTACCATTCAGATCGTAGCCACAGGGACGTTTCCCGGACTTGCCTCATCAGACAAACCTTTGGCAGACGCTGCGAGATATTTTATGGGGGCGATGGGTGGCGTCATTATTGGCACCGGGGCTTTGCTTTCTATTGGGGGTATCAATGCCGGGATTGCCCTGACCAGTCCCCGGAGTCTTTATGTGCTTTCTGTCGATGGATTTCTTCCCCGAATATTTTCCAGTATACATCCGACATATCATACCCCTTATTGGGCCATTATCGTCAACACGGGTTTAACGCTTATATTAAGCTTAACAGGCAGTTTCAAATATCTGATTGCGGCAAGTGTTATGGTAAGTATCCTCCAGTATATTCCCACCTGTTTGGCTGTCATTATACTGAGGAGACACAAACCAGAGTGGGAGAGGAGTTACAAGATACCTGGTGGGTACTGTATTCCCATCTTAGCATTGGTGATTTGTGGTTGGCTGATATGCCATGTGGAGCCGAAAGTAATAGCGGCAACGGCTGTAGCGATTGTTGTATCGTTGCCGTTTTATTTTAAGAGAAAATGA
- a CDS encoding PIN domain-containing protein, producing MELIDNARICCVGIVFAELLQGAKSQKELDVLKEFLYVFDFLPETTEMWRKAGELSYLLRQKGKVVGLSDCYISVTASSNNAKLLTLDRHFEVIGKETGLNLYEF from the coding sequence TTGGAGTTAATAGATAATGCCAGGATTTGTTGTGTGGGGATTGTGTTTGCTGAGTTGTTACAGGGTGCAAAGTCCCAAAAGGAGCTTGACGTCTTAAAGGAGTTTTTGTATGTATTTGATTTTCTTCCCGAAACTACGGAAATGTGGAGAAAAGCTGGCGAGTTGTCTTATTTACTCCGGCAGAAAGGCAAGGTGGTTGGACTTTCGGACTGTTACATTTCTGTAACTGCAAGTTCAAATAATGCAAAACTTTTAACTCTGGATAGACATTTTGAGGTCATTGGAAAAGAAACCGGGTTGAATTTATATGAATTTTAA
- a CDS encoding tetratricopeptide repeat protein has translation MIRILHILLVSALAVITFLNSLDNAFVYDDVFTITNNYFIRDWGNFPALFTHDYFNSSGEVTYRPVVTLSYFIDYSIWRLNPLGFHLTNILLHTISAILVYTLLSRIVRNRVVPFLTGILFAAHPILTEAVNAVSYREDLLAAVFFLVSLLLFIQSTFRNLHSKIRNYLYPLSLFSYLLALCSKEMAITLPCIIILFDWVFGGTNRIKKNAVKFYLGFMLISGFYLFLRFVWLHNPVEKQLMHPGNSFLVNLLTMPKILGSYIKLLFFPVCFNADYIVPHTKNPLAATFICSIALLSAIGVITYRLYNHARHLFFFLLWFFVTLVPTMNIIPIANIMAERYLYLPSVGFCTVLSCILIGIRRQACAFVLRKDGKMGRGKNGSLNFTAPYLPNRSNSNPNRALSVFTTCLILTPAVLYSLSSIKRNEIWRDQLTFWSKTIEASPDSSRARNNLGMIYLQEDKTDSAIREFQTAIAIESDPEYHHNLGMAYQKKGRGEEALEEYRHVLAVNPNSAITHNNMGNIFIDKGNLDEGISKFKEAIQLKPNYYDAHFNLGLAYFKKGLLDASMDEFKLAIHYEPDHAEAHSCLGTVYANKGLFDNAIKEIEEALRLKPDYPNAYKNLGIIYLNYKKDVQKALYFFHEFLRLDPKNKEADAIRKTIEELQVSR, from the coding sequence ATGATAAGGATTTTACACATACTACTCGTTAGTGCACTGGCGGTTATCACTTTTCTCAATTCACTGGACAACGCCTTCGTCTATGATGATGTCTTTACCATAACCAATAATTATTTCATCAGAGATTGGGGGAATTTTCCGGCCTTATTTACTCATGATTATTTTAACAGCTCTGGAGAAGTTACCTATCGTCCTGTCGTTACCCTTTCTTATTTCATCGATTACTCGATATGGCGACTCAACCCCCTTGGGTTTCACCTGACCAATATCCTGCTTCATACCATCAGTGCAATACTTGTTTACACGCTACTTTCCCGCATAGTCAGGAACCGTGTCGTTCCGTTTCTGACAGGTATCTTATTTGCCGCACACCCTATATTAACAGAGGCTGTAAATGCAGTTAGTTACCGGGAAGACCTTTTAGCCGCTGTCTTTTTTCTTGTTTCCCTTTTGTTGTTTATTCAATCAACATTCCGAAATCTGCACTCTAAAATCCGCAATTACCTGTATCCCCTTTCCCTGTTTTCATACCTTCTGGCACTGTGTTCCAAAGAAATGGCAATTACCCTGCCTTGTATTATCATTCTTTTTGACTGGGTCTTTGGTGGTACTAACAGGATAAAGAAAAATGCTGTAAAATTTTATCTGGGATTTATGCTTATCAGCGGTTTTTATCTCTTTTTAAGATTCGTCTGGCTTCACAATCCTGTAGAGAAACAGTTGATGCATCCCGGTAATAGTTTTCTGGTAAACCTGCTAACCATGCCAAAGATTCTTGGGTCATATATAAAACTATTATTCTTTCCCGTCTGTTTTAATGCTGACTATATTGTACCGCACACCAAAAATCCGCTTGCAGCGACTTTTATTTGTAGCATTGCGCTTTTGAGCGCAATCGGGGTAATTACCTACAGATTGTATAATCATGCAAGGCATCTCTTTTTCTTTCTCCTCTGGTTTTTTGTTACCCTGGTTCCCACCATGAATATTATCCCTATAGCCAACATTATGGCAGAGAGATACCTTTATCTCCCCTCGGTAGGATTTTGTACGGTACTATCATGCATTTTAATAGGAATCCGGAGACAGGCATGCGCTTTTGTGCTACGGAAAGATGGGAAAATGGGAAGAGGGAAAAATGGGAGTCTCAACTTCACTGCCCCATACCTTCCCAATCGCTCAAATTCTAACCCCAACAGGGCGCTTTCCGTATTCACAACGTGTCTGATATTAACCCCGGCTGTCCTTTATTCACTATCCTCAATTAAGAGAAATGAAATCTGGAGAGACCAGCTTACGTTCTGGTCAAAAACCATAGAGGCTTCCCCTGATAGTTCCAGGGCTCGTAATAATCTGGGTATGATTTACCTCCAGGAAGACAAAACAGATTCAGCAATTCGTGAGTTTCAAACGGCAATAGCTATTGAGTCAGATCCTGAATATCATCACAATTTAGGGATGGCTTACCAGAAGAAAGGCAGGGGAGAAGAAGCACTGGAAGAATACCGTCATGTTTTAGCAGTAAATCCGAACTCTGCCATTACCCATAATAATATGGGCAATATCTTCATTGATAAAGGAAATCTTGATGAAGGCATTTCAAAATTCAAAGAGGCCATTCAATTAAAGCCAAATTACTACGATGCCCACTTCAATTTGGGACTTGCTTATTTCAAGAAGGGACTTTTGGACGCTTCCATGGATGAATTCAAGCTGGCCATCCATTACGAACCAGATCATGCCGAAGCACATAGCTGCCTTGGTACAGTCTATGCCAACAAGGGCTTATTTGATAACGCAATTAAGGAAATTGAGGAGGCCTTACGACTAAAACCCGATTATCCCAATGCATATAAAAACCTGGGGATAATCTATCTCAATTATAAAAAAGATGTTCAAAAGGCTTTGTACTTTTTCCACGAATTTCTGAGGTTGGATCCTAAGAATAAGGAGGCGGATGCGATAAGAAAGACTATTGAAGAACTTCAGGTATCGCGCTAA
- a CDS encoding UDPGP type 1 family protein, whose product MNLPNSLIDSPVNNKTLQRKTPEKEYPAYKSYIKNAFDAGQAHIFRWWNEITPSEKKKLISQTASIDFCLIKDLVNDALLKTPQPVRGNITPPHIIPIPKNDFEKGTAQRAKQIGEGSLRKGEVAILTVAGGDGTRLGINGPKGTFPITPIVRKSIFQLHAEKIRAIQQRYSICIPWYIMTSENNGPTTQGFFQSHRFFGLDPQQVCFFTQGMLPVVDLQGNLLMDSKSNIVMSPNGHGGTIIALGEKGILDDMERRGIKHIFYHQVDNVLIKIADPIFVGYHLMNHAEMSLKIVKKCHPEEKVGIVVNINGHLQVIEYSELSREDMYAKKEDGTLTFNAANIAVHMMNIEFLKKVHQRGETPPYHAAIKRVPYLNENGMTIIPEKNNAIKFESFIFDILKHVQKSVIMEVLREDEFSPVKNMEGENSPATSRQDMVNLFGRWLREAGISIPTDSQGNVIGLIEICPSFALDEDELRNKVDRRLQFNGNLNL is encoded by the coding sequence ATGAATCTTCCTAATTCTCTTATTGATTCTCCGGTTAATAATAAAACCTTACAGAGAAAAACACCGGAAAAAGAGTATCCAGCCTACAAAAGTTATATTAAGAATGCCTTTGATGCGGGACAAGCCCATATCTTCAGATGGTGGAATGAAATAACCCCTTCAGAAAAGAAGAAGCTGATCAGCCAGACAGCCTCTATTGATTTCTGCCTGATAAAGGATCTTGTCAACGATGCCCTTTTGAAGACCCCACAACCAGTTCGGGGTAATATAACTCCGCCACACATTATACCCATTCCCAAAAACGATTTTGAAAAAGGAACTGCACAAAGGGCGAAACAGATTGGAGAAGGTTCTTTACGGAAAGGCGAGGTTGCCATCCTTACCGTCGCTGGTGGAGATGGAACAAGATTAGGAATCAATGGCCCTAAGGGGACGTTTCCCATTACGCCAATTGTCAGAAAGAGCATCTTTCAACTGCATGCAGAAAAGATACGTGCAATTCAACAAAGGTACAGCATCTGCATTCCGTGGTATATCATGACGAGTGAAAACAATGGCCCTACGACTCAAGGTTTCTTTCAGTCGCACCGGTTCTTTGGGTTAGACCCTCAACAGGTGTGCTTTTTTACCCAGGGTATGCTCCCTGTTGTGGACCTTCAGGGAAATTTACTCATGGATTCTAAATCAAATATTGTAATGAGTCCTAATGGTCATGGGGGAACAATCATTGCTCTCGGAGAAAAAGGCATTCTTGACGACATGGAGAGACGGGGTATTAAGCATATCTTCTATCATCAGGTGGATAACGTATTGATAAAGATTGCCGATCCCATTTTTGTTGGCTATCATCTCATGAACCATGCAGAGATGTCATTGAAAATTGTAAAAAAATGCCACCCCGAAGAAAAGGTGGGAATTGTAGTGAACATCAACGGGCATTTACAGGTGATTGAATACAGTGAACTGAGCCGGGAGGATATGTATGCAAAAAAAGAGGATGGCACATTAACGTTTAATGCCGCGAATATTGCGGTACATATGATGAACATTGAGTTTCTTAAGAAAGTACACCAGAGAGGAGAGACGCCTCCTTATCATGCCGCGATAAAAAGGGTACCATATCTGAATGAAAATGGTATGACCATTATTCCGGAGAAGAACAATGCCATTAAATTCGAGAGTTTCATCTTTGATATACTAAAACACGTACAGAAAAGCGTGATCATGGAAGTTCTTCGGGAAGATGAGTTTTCACCCGTAAAAAATATGGAGGGGGAAAACTCTCCGGCTACATCGCGACAGGATATGGTTAATTTGTTTGGACGATGGCTGCGAGAGGCAGGCATTTCTATTCCCACAGACTCGCAAGGCAATGTTATTGGTTTAATCGAGATTTGCCCTTCCTTTGCCCTGGATGAAGATGAATTAAGAAATAAGGTTGACAGACGTCTGCAGTTTAACGGGAATTTAAACTTATAA
- a CDS encoding AsmA-like C-terminal region-containing protein: protein MKKTVIIIAIIVGFVIGITATAYILIKRATSDEAIKGRLLSMLRDFGEAKIDHAHMDFLEGIEIDNLSFVGTSEDVRGKSLKIPKIVLKYSPKSLFKGKPVIINAIIIAPELTVEKPTDIWSLLDAIKANFDKLEMPAYTDALRQGIEIRNLKIHIKEDPQANSPEIKLSGIDITFLPYAGSFQDLLIKGDISDEFLGNYSFTMKLYPGIPKLDVEAYANNIEMNEDFLSRFPYIGKMLWNDYKPTGKVSVSCNASFHNRDQQKKMDYGISIHINGLEAMYTDWPILIYNLNGEVELNPEKLYLKGLVGYIKCGNYTSQAEFKGEFNLYGPQKTFVITIPNLYVNQELLENIPEFGKQVWSKVQPIGLVGLTLQHNEGENQERNYFLTVNCKGLEIKPQDFSRPISYVNGEFKLANNVIVFKNTSGFIQCGDQSVFAEMNGVYDMNSGRKIFNLHAPHLSITESFLKDLPNKEIGEKLWTNLHPAGTADISANFQGFGEKKADDYTMEINLKDCEILAGAYNIPLWGVSGRLEINKRGFFSKHIDAKCCGGHVEGTLSIQTDTNPHQYKGELNFSRVALEELSQKVTKTENSLSGLLYGNIKFQGNGTDPKNFHAEGQINVNEGYLTEVPIILSVFDFLNLSLSKKESFHSAKAKFMVKDGIIHIEDGRVFSDTIELNGRGNINFDGNIHIDVVAGFNKGLFSQLPIVGKFFDLVVGGVRKQLTMVEIKGTYSNPESHSVPFKPLTQSIKNMFEVLPKENHEITKATEGRKIENDSL from the coding sequence ATGAAAAAAACAGTAATTATTATCGCGATCATTGTCGGTTTTGTAATCGGAATAACAGCAACTGCTTACATCCTTATCAAACGGGCAACCTCTGATGAAGCAATAAAGGGCCGTTTGTTAAGCATGTTGAGAGATTTTGGAGAGGCTAAAATTGATCACGCGCATATGGATTTTTTAGAAGGGATTGAAATCGATAATCTATCGTTTGTTGGGACATCGGAGGATGTCCGGGGTAAGTCTCTTAAAATCCCCAAGATCGTATTAAAATACAGTCCCAAAAGTCTTTTCAAAGGCAAGCCCGTCATTATCAATGCTATTATTATTGCCCCCGAATTGACCGTAGAAAAACCAACAGACATTTGGTCACTCCTTGATGCCATCAAGGCAAACTTTGATAAGCTGGAAATGCCTGCCTATACGGACGCATTAAGGCAAGGCATAGAGATCCGGAACCTGAAGATCCATATCAAAGAAGACCCTCAGGCAAATAGCCCGGAAATCAAGCTATCGGGAATTGATATCACGTTTCTCCCATACGCTGGCTCTTTTCAAGACCTTTTGATCAAAGGAGATATCAGTGATGAATTTTTGGGGAATTACTCATTTACCATGAAACTGTATCCCGGCATCCCCAAACTTGATGTTGAGGCCTATGCAAATAATATTGAGATGAACGAGGACTTTTTGAGTAGATTTCCTTATATTGGCAAGATGCTCTGGAACGATTATAAACCCACGGGAAAGGTCAGCGTATCCTGTAACGCGAGTTTTCATAATCGGGATCAGCAAAAAAAGATGGACTATGGAATCAGCATCCACATCAACGGACTGGAGGCTATGTATACAGATTGGCCGATCCTGATTTATAATCTGAATGGCGAGGTAGAATTGAATCCAGAAAAGCTGTATCTTAAGGGGCTTGTGGGTTATATCAAATGTGGAAACTATACCTCTCAGGCCGAATTCAAAGGAGAGTTTAATCTCTATGGCCCTCAAAAAACCTTTGTAATAACGATTCCTAATTTATATGTAAATCAGGAACTGCTGGAAAATATACCTGAATTCGGCAAACAGGTATGGTCAAAGGTGCAGCCTATTGGTTTAGTAGGCCTGACCCTTCAGCATAACGAAGGGGAAAATCAGGAACGTAATTATTTCCTGACGGTGAATTGCAAGGGATTAGAAATAAAACCTCAGGATTTTTCCCGGCCTATATCGTATGTGAATGGAGAGTTCAAGTTAGCCAATAACGTCATCGTGTTTAAAAATACCAGTGGTTTTATCCAATGCGGGGATCAGTCTGTTTTTGCTGAAATGAATGGCGTTTACGACATGAATAGCGGCCGAAAGATATTCAATCTCCATGCCCCGCACCTATCCATCACAGAGTCCTTTTTGAAGGACCTCCCCAACAAGGAAATTGGTGAAAAGCTTTGGACAAATTTGCATCCAGCAGGAACGGCAGATATTAGCGCCAATTTTCAAGGTTTCGGCGAAAAGAAGGCCGATGATTATACCATGGAGATCAACCTCAAGGATTGCGAGATTTTGGCCGGCGCATATAACATCCCTCTTTGGGGGGTGTCAGGAAGACTGGAGATCAATAAGAGGGGATTTTTCAGCAAGCACATCGACGCCAAATGCTGTGGAGGACATGTAGAAGGGACGCTATCTATCCAAACAGACACTAACCCGCATCAATACAAGGGAGAATTAAATTTTTCAAGGGTTGCGCTGGAAGAACTGTCTCAAAAGGTCACAAAAACAGAAAATTCGTTGTCCGGGTTGCTTTACGGCAACATAAAATTTCAGGGAAATGGCACAGATCCCAAAAATTTTCACGCTGAGGGACAAATCAATGTAAATGAAGGGTATCTCACTGAGGTACCTATCATCCTGAGCGTTTTTGACTTTCTAAACCTCAGTTTATCTAAAAAGGAAAGTTTTCACAGTGCAAAAGCAAAGTTTATGGTCAAAGATGGCATAATTCATATTGAGGACGGAAGGGTCTTTAGCGATACAATAGAACTCAATGGTCGTGGAAATATCAATTTTGACGGTAATATTCACATAGATGTTGTTGCCGGATTCAACAAGGGCTTATTTTCTCAGCTTCCTATTGTGGGGAAGTTTTTTGACTTAGTGGTGGGTGGCGTGCGAAAACAGCTAACGATGGTAGAAATCAAAGGCACATACTCAAATCCAGAAAGCCATTCAGTCCCTTTTAAGCCCCTCACCCAGTCAATCAAGAACATGTTCGAGGTACTACCGAAGGAAAATCATGAAATTACAAAAGCCACCGAAGGCAGGAAAATAGAGAACGACTCTCTTTGA
- the acs gene encoding acetate--CoA ligase alpha subunit, producing the protein MLEHFFSPGTVAVIGASREEGKVGYDLLKNLVTYGYKGKVYPVNPHAENILGIKTYTSLKEINDTIDLAVIVVPAPHVLKVVDECSAKGIDSIIVISAGFKESGIDGASRERELHQKIKQHSVRMLGPNCLGLIDTQSFLNASFAADMPAQGNIAFISQSGALCTSVLDWAVNECIGFSKFISMGNKTDIDEVDLIQVIDEDIHTKVILGYLEGVKNGTAFMNAAKKITKKKPVIVIKSGGTMAGAKAASSHTGTLAGAENAFDTAFKQSGILRAKTAEELFDYARIFSHQPLPKGPRIALITNAGGPGIIAADAVERSKLEMASFSKNTIDLLRAALPAMANIYNPVDVLGDAKADRYKFVIEKVIEDPNVDTILVILTPQTMTEIEKTAEVIGEIANRTDKPIATSFMGGKRIGTGLEVMRQRKVPNYPFPERAISAVEAMYKHTLWQKKPASKIKKFIIQKEKATSIVEKIRQMGRQYLCEDEAKQVIAAYGFRIPQSILASTEAEAVQAAEEIGYPVVAKISSPDILHKSDFGGVKIGIKDAAEIRRFFSDVTQKAQRLMPSAEIKGVLVQQMITGGKEVILGMSRDPQFGPLLMFGLGGIYIEVLKDVTFRIAPIGPNEAEEMIHEIRSLPLLKGVRGEKPVDINALVDAILRLSQLVTDFPDILEMDINPLIVFPEGGGAMAIDARMTISQTANYTQNAHKM; encoded by the coding sequence ATGCTGGAACATTTCTTTTCACCAGGAACAGTTGCTGTCATTGGCGCCTCCCGCGAAGAGGGGAAGGTAGGATACGATTTACTCAAAAATCTGGTCACGTATGGGTACAAGGGGAAGGTCTACCCGGTAAATCCCCATGCAGAGAATATCCTGGGCATCAAGACCTACACAAGCCTTAAGGAAATCAACGACACGATTGATCTCGCGGTAATTGTTGTGCCCGCTCCACATGTGCTGAAAGTGGTGGACGAATGCAGCGCCAAAGGGATTGATTCGATCATTGTTATCAGCGCCGGCTTTAAAGAAAGTGGTATTGACGGGGCATCGAGGGAGCGGGAATTACATCAGAAAATCAAACAACATTCGGTACGTATGCTCGGACCAAACTGCCTCGGTTTGATCGATACGCAATCATTCCTCAATGCCTCTTTTGCCGCCGATATGCCAGCACAGGGTAATATCGCGTTCATTTCCCAGTCAGGGGCGCTTTGCACTTCAGTCTTGGACTGGGCAGTGAACGAATGTATCGGATTTTCCAAATTTATCAGCATGGGAAATAAAACCGACATTGATGAGGTAGACCTTATACAAGTTATCGATGAGGATATCCATACGAAAGTTATTCTTGGGTACTTAGAAGGGGTAAAAAACGGAACGGCATTTATGAATGCCGCAAAAAAAATCACGAAAAAAAAACCCGTGATTGTAATAAAATCCGGGGGTACAATGGCAGGCGCAAAGGCAGCCTCATCGCATACGGGAACATTGGCTGGCGCAGAAAATGCTTTTGATACGGCATTTAAACAGTCAGGAATTTTGCGTGCAAAAACAGCTGAAGAACTCTTTGACTATGCCAGAATATTCAGCCATCAGCCGCTACCCAAAGGACCACGCATAGCATTGATCACAAATGCCGGCGGACCAGGAATTATTGCAGCAGATGCGGTGGAACGGTCGAAACTGGAAATGGCGTCATTTTCAAAGAATACCATAGACCTCCTCCGCGCCGCCTTACCGGCTATGGCAAATATATATAACCCCGTCGATGTGCTGGGAGATGCAAAGGCAGACCGGTATAAATTTGTTATCGAAAAAGTAATAGAAGACCCCAATGTAGACACAATTCTTGTCATTTTGACGCCTCAAACCATGACGGAAATAGAAAAAACGGCAGAAGTAATAGGCGAGATTGCAAACCGTACCGACAAGCCCATCGCAACCTCCTTTATGGGCGGCAAACGGATTGGAACGGGCTTAGAGGTTATGCGACAGAGAAAAGTGCCCAATTATCCATTCCCTGAGCGTGCAATATCAGCCGTCGAAGCTATGTACAAACACACCTTATGGCAAAAAAAACCTGCGTCAAAAATAAAAAAATTCATTATTCAAAAAGAGAAGGCAACATCAATCGTTGAGAAAATAAGGCAAATGGGACGTCAATATTTGTGCGAAGATGAGGCAAAGCAGGTTATTGCGGCCTATGGCTTCAGGATTCCCCAAAGCATCCTTGCTTCCACAGAAGCAGAGGCAGTGCAGGCCGCGGAAGAGATTGGATACCCGGTTGTCGCAAAGATTTCTTCACCGGACATCCTTCATAAATCTGATTTTGGCGGAGTGAAAATCGGAATAAAAGATGCGGCAGAGATCCGGAGGTTTTTTTCTGATGTTACCCAAAAGGCGCAAAGGCTTATGCCATCAGCCGAAATAAAAGGCGTCCTGGTGCAACAGATGATTACAGGCGGCAAAGAGGTAATCCTCGGGATGTCCCGCGATCCACAGTTTGGTCCCTTGTTGATGTTTGGCCTCGGTGGTATTTATATAGAAGTGCTAAAAGACGTCACGTTCCGGATAGCGCCCATTGGGCCAAATGAAGCAGAAGAGATGATTCATGAGATTCGGTCTCTTCCGCTGCTAAAAGGTGTGCGTGGTGAAAAACCTGTGGATATAAATGCCCTTGTTGATGCTATTTTAAGGCTTTCTCAGTTGGTGACAGATTTTCCCGATATTCTGGAAATGGATATAAATCCCTTGATTGTTTTCCCTGAGGGAGGAGGCGCCATGGCCATAGATGCGCGCATGACGATATCGCAGACAGCAAATTATACTCAAAATGCTCACAAAATGTAA
- a CDS encoding phosphotransacetylase family protein: protein MIPVFIASVSPFSGKNLICLGLGLKFKRDGYKVGYFKPVGFSPVLIEDILTDEDAAFLSKALEVDGPLQSICPVVLTDEIIGRLIRGEELNIRQKTLTAFNLASQGKDIMVTRGVGRLSGGTCLRFSELDFIKETHAKVIFVDKFQSYIDTLDGFIYASKMLGDQLLGVVFNLIPSTKIGYIRELLVPFLKNHGITTLGIIPKDPILGAVPIREIVDTLNGTVLCCEDKTDELIEHFMIGAMNVESALSYFRKVPNKAVITGGDRSDIQLAALETPTKCLILTGELYPNASILGRAQGIGVPVVVVRSDTAATLEACENLSGYVSLHSRSKVQRAAEVVAREIDFKTIYAQLGLSK, encoded by the coding sequence ATGATACCCGTATTTATTGCCTCTGTTTCGCCCTTTTCCGGAAAGAACTTAATTTGTCTCGGCTTAGGATTAAAATTCAAGAGGGACGGCTACAAAGTCGGGTACTTTAAACCCGTCGGATTTTCACCCGTTCTTATTGAAGACATACTTACTGACGAGGACGCCGCCTTCCTTTCAAAGGCGCTGGAAGTTGATGGGCCGCTCCAATCCATTTGCCCTGTGGTGTTAACTGATGAAATTATTGGACGCCTGATACGTGGAGAGGAACTGAATATTCGCCAGAAGACGTTGACTGCCTTCAATCTTGCATCACAGGGAAAGGACATCATGGTTACGCGGGGGGTGGGAAGATTGTCGGGTGGCACGTGTCTGCGGTTTTCAGAATTGGATTTTATCAAGGAAACACATGCAAAGGTAATCTTTGTGGATAAATTCCAATCTTACATTGATACCCTTGACGGATTTATCTACGCATCAAAGATGTTAGGGGATCAATTGCTGGGTGTTGTGTTTAATTTGATCCCCTCAACAAAGATAGGTTATATACGGGAACTCCTAGTTCCCTTTCTCAAAAACCATGGTATTACTACCTTGGGAATTATCCCAAAAGACCCGATCCTTGGCGCAGTGCCAATCAGAGAAATTGTCGACACCCTTAACGGAACCGTTCTCTGTTGCGAGGATAAAACAGATGAATTGATTGAACATTTCATGATTGGAGCCATGAATGTCGAGAGCGCCTTGAGTTATTTTCGAAAGGTACCAAACAAGGCCGTCATTACCGGAGGCGACCGGAGTGACATTCAACTGGCAGCCCTCGAAACCCCCACAAAGTGTCTCATCCTCACGGGTGAACTGTATCCAAATGCCTCTATTTTGGGTCGCGCACAGGGGATTGGCGTACCGGTTGTTGTGGTGAGATCGGATACCGCAGCGACACTTGAGGCTTGCGAAAACCTTTCAGGGTACGTGAGCCTGCATTCGAGGTCTAAGGTACAGCGCGCCGCTGAAGTGGTAGCGCGGGAAATAGATTTTAAGACCATTTATGCTCAATTGGGGTTATCGAAATAA